A genomic region of Streptomyces rimosus contains the following coding sequences:
- a CDS encoding PTS transporter subunit EIIC, whose translation MSDDKNRATAAALLPLVGGAANVTSVTHCMTRLRLGIRDRSLVQDEALKALPAVLGVVEDDTYQIVLGPGTVARVTPEFAALVEAGGDAAGAGEAEADEAGTGETGTGEAGSAPATDDSAPATADELAAQGAALKARQKARNATPVKLFLRRIANIFVPLIPALIGCGIIAGLNGLLTNFGVLPALVPALAAIASGFMSLIAVFVGHNTAKEFGGTPVLGGAVAAIIVYAGVAKVTAFGQQLSPGQGGVLGALGAALLAVQIEKWCRRHVPEALDVLVTPTVTVLLSGLVTLFGLMFVAGEVATAIGTCATWLLAHGGAAAGFLLGGLFLPLVMLGLHQALIPIHTTLIEQQGYTVLLPILAMAGAGQVGAALAVYFRLPGNRSIRTTIRSALPAGLLGVGEPLIYGVSLPLGRPFVTACVGGAFGGGVVGLFNQLGTTAGSTAIGPSGWALFPLLKGNASLGATLLVYALGLLVGYAVGFLATYFFGFDKQALADLNDRPRPDALPRPDAQPPGKVKKADLKAARGG comes from the coding sequence ATGTCCGACGACAAGAACCGCGCCACCGCCGCCGCCCTCCTCCCCCTGGTCGGCGGCGCCGCCAACGTCACCTCCGTCACCCACTGCATGACCCGGCTCCGCCTCGGCATCCGGGACCGCTCACTGGTCCAGGACGAGGCCCTGAAGGCACTGCCCGCCGTGCTGGGCGTGGTGGAGGACGACACGTACCAGATCGTGCTCGGCCCCGGTACGGTCGCCCGGGTCACGCCGGAGTTCGCAGCGCTGGTGGAGGCGGGGGGTGATGCGGCGGGAGCAGGTGAGGCCGAGGCCGACGAGGCGGGGACCGGAGAGACCGGGACCGGCGAAGCCGGAAGCGCCCCGGCCACCGATGACTCCGCCCCGGCCACCGCCGACGAACTGGCCGCCCAGGGCGCCGCCCTGAAAGCCCGCCAGAAAGCCCGGAACGCCACCCCGGTCAAGCTCTTCCTCCGCCGGATCGCCAATATCTTCGTCCCGCTGATCCCCGCCCTCATCGGCTGCGGCATCATCGCCGGACTGAACGGCCTGCTGACCAACTTCGGTGTGCTGCCCGCCCTCGTCCCGGCGCTGGCCGCCATCGCCTCCGGCTTCATGTCGCTGATCGCGGTCTTCGTCGGCCACAACACCGCGAAGGAGTTCGGCGGCACGCCCGTGCTGGGCGGCGCGGTGGCCGCGATCATCGTGTACGCGGGCGTCGCCAAGGTGACCGCGTTCGGCCAGCAGCTCTCGCCGGGCCAGGGCGGCGTCCTGGGGGCGCTGGGCGCGGCGCTGCTCGCCGTACAGATCGAGAAGTGGTGCCGCCGGCACGTCCCCGAGGCGCTGGACGTGCTGGTCACGCCCACCGTGACCGTGCTGCTCTCCGGCCTGGTCACGCTCTTCGGGCTGATGTTCGTGGCCGGTGAGGTCGCCACCGCCATCGGCACGTGCGCCACCTGGCTGCTCGCCCACGGCGGCGCCGCGGCCGGGTTCCTGCTCGGCGGGCTCTTCCTCCCGCTCGTCATGCTCGGCCTGCACCAGGCCCTGATCCCGATCCACACCACGCTGATCGAGCAGCAGGGCTACACGGTGCTGCTGCCGATCCTGGCGATGGCCGGTGCCGGCCAGGTGGGCGCCGCGCTGGCGGTCTACTTCCGGCTGCCGGGCAACCGCTCGATCCGTACGACGATCAGGTCCGCGCTGCCCGCCGGTCTCCTCGGCGTCGGCGAGCCCCTGATCTACGGTGTCTCGCTGCCGCTGGGGCGCCCTTTCGTCACCGCCTGCGTGGGCGGCGCGTTCGGCGGCGGCGTCGTGGGCCTGTTCAACCAGCTCGGTACGACGGCGGGTTCGACCGCCATCGGCCCGTCCGGCTGGGCCCTGTTCCCCCTGCTCAAGGGCAACGCGTCCCTCGGTGCGACGCTCCTCGTCTACGCCCTGGGCCTGCTCGTCGGCTACGCGGTCGGCTTCCTGGCCACGTACTTCTTCGGCTTCGACAAGCAGGCGCTGGCGGATCTGAACGATCGGCCGCGCCCGGATGCTCTGCCCCGTCCGGACGCTCAGCCCCCGGGGAAGGTGAAGAAGGCCGACCTCAAGGCGGCCAGGGGCGGGTGA
- a CDS encoding alanine/glycine:cation symporter family protein: MSTLDSVIVGLNDGLWTYLLIPLVICAGLYFTVRSKAVQLRLFPEMLRVLKDRSQPRADGSKPVSSFGAFTISAAARVGTGNIAGVATAITLGGAGAMFWMWMMALIGGASAFVESALAQLYKVRAGDGSGTYRGGPAYYMQRGLGKRRPGVLFAVAITVTFGFVFNAVQSNTITAVASGSVSGGGAGWFAPAVGLLLAVLLGIAICGGVRRISSVTTVLVPVMAVVYLLMGTAVVLLNLDDLPRVLGDIVGGAFGVKELAAGGLGAAIQQGIRRGMFSNEAGLGSAPNAGAAAEVTHPVKQGLVQSLGVFFDTLLICSMTAFVILTTTPEPAGRQGADLTQSALTDTLGGWAGHVLTAVVFLLAFSSMIGNYYYGESNIGFLTRRAWVLPVYRAVVLAVVFLGALGSVGVVWNLADVFMGVMALINLLAILPLSAIAFRLLDDYQAQRRAGRDPVFTGSRMPDLRGVECWPDERPAPAVERGGERVGAGAS, encoded by the coding sequence ATGAGCACGCTCGACTCCGTGATCGTCGGTCTCAACGACGGTCTGTGGACCTACCTGCTGATACCGCTGGTGATCTGCGCGGGCCTCTACTTCACGGTCCGCTCCAAGGCCGTACAGCTGCGGCTCTTCCCCGAGATGCTGCGTGTGCTCAAGGACAGGTCGCAGCCCCGGGCGGACGGCTCCAAACCGGTCTCGTCCTTCGGCGCCTTCACCATCTCGGCGGCGGCGCGCGTCGGTACGGGCAACATCGCGGGCGTCGCCACCGCCATCACCCTCGGCGGCGCGGGCGCCATGTTCTGGATGTGGATGATGGCGCTCATCGGCGGCGCCTCGGCGTTCGTCGAATCGGCGCTGGCCCAGCTGTACAAGGTGCGCGCGGGGGACGGATCGGGTACGTACCGAGGCGGCCCCGCGTATTACATGCAGCGCGGGCTCGGCAAGCGCCGGCCCGGCGTCCTGTTCGCCGTCGCCATCACGGTGACCTTCGGTTTCGTCTTCAACGCCGTGCAGTCCAACACGATCACGGCCGTCGCCTCGGGGTCGGTGTCCGGCGGCGGGGCGGGGTGGTTCGCCCCGGCGGTCGGCCTGCTGCTGGCCGTCCTGCTGGGCATCGCGATCTGCGGCGGCGTACGCCGTATCTCCTCGGTCACGACCGTTCTCGTACCGGTCATGGCCGTCGTCTACCTGCTGATGGGCACCGCCGTCGTCCTCCTCAACCTGGACGACCTGCCGCGCGTCCTCGGCGACATCGTCGGCGGCGCCTTCGGTGTCAAGGAGCTGGCGGCCGGCGGGCTCGGCGCGGCGATCCAGCAGGGCATCCGGCGCGGCATGTTCTCCAACGAGGCGGGCCTGGGCTCGGCGCCCAACGCGGGCGCGGCGGCCGAGGTCACCCACCCGGTCAAGCAGGGACTCGTACAGTCCCTCGGTGTCTTCTTCGACACCCTGCTGATCTGCTCGATGACCGCCTTCGTCATCCTGACGACGACCCCGGAGCCGGCCGGCCGGCAGGGCGCCGACCTCACGCAGTCCGCGCTGACCGACACGCTCGGCGGCTGGGCCGGGCACGTGCTGACGGCCGTCGTCTTCCTGCTCGCCTTCAGCTCCATGATCGGGAACTATTACTACGGCGAGTCCAACATCGGCTTCCTGACGCGGCGCGCCTGGGTGCTGCCCGTCTACCGCGCCGTCGTGCTGGCGGTGGTCTTCCTGGGCGCGCTGGGTTCGGTCGGTGTCGTCTGGAACCTCGCCGACGTGTTCATGGGTGTCATGGCGCTGATCAACCTGCTTGCCATCCTCCCCCTGTCGGCGATCGCCTTCCGCCTCCTGGACGATTACCAGGCCCAGCGCCGGGCGGGGCGCGACCCGGTCTTCACCGGTTCCCGGATGCCGGATCTGCGGGGGGTGGAGTGCTGGCCGGACGAGCGGCCGGCGCCCGCGGTGGAGCGTGGCGGCGAACGGGTGGGCGCGGGCGCGTCCTGA
- a CDS encoding SDR family NAD(P)-dependent oxidoreductase: MTTRNGRTARPDRFAADTVALITGGSSGVGLAAARRLLDDGARVVVCGRDERRLDAAAAHLRERAEAAVTGGEPAAAGGGVGVAGGGTGVAGVAADRVLAVRGDTASVADLDAVVQAVRDHFGHLDIIFANAGVYAAAPFEDITEADFDRAVGVNFKGVFFTVQRALPLLRDGGAVVINASSLLQRGQADATLHSATKAAAHNLARTLAAALAGRGIRVNSVSPGYVDTPMFAGSDIDPAEAEKLRAQTAAGRFAHPEEIADAVAFLASGEASYINGQDLVVDGGLHGCAL, encoded by the coding sequence ATGACGACTCGAAACGGGCGGACCGCCCGACCGGACCGGTTCGCCGCGGACACCGTCGCGCTGATCACCGGGGGCAGCAGCGGCGTGGGCCTGGCGGCCGCGCGGCGGCTGCTCGACGACGGCGCGCGGGTGGTGGTGTGCGGACGTGACGAGCGCCGCCTCGACGCGGCCGCCGCGCATCTGAGGGAGCGGGCGGAAGCGGCGGTGACGGGCGGCGAGCCGGCCGCCGCGGGTGGCGGTGTGGGCGTCGCCGGCGGCGGCACGGGTGTCGCGGGGGTGGCCGCCGACCGGGTGCTGGCCGTACGGGGCGACACCGCCTCCGTCGCCGATCTCGACGCCGTCGTGCAGGCCGTACGCGACCACTTCGGGCACCTCGACATCATCTTCGCCAACGCCGGCGTATACGCCGCGGCCCCCTTCGAGGACATCACCGAGGCCGATTTCGACCGCGCGGTCGGCGTGAACTTCAAGGGCGTCTTCTTCACCGTCCAGCGCGCGCTGCCGCTGCTGCGGGACGGCGGCGCGGTCGTCATCAACGCCTCGTCGCTGCTCCAGCGCGGGCAGGCGGACGCCACCCTGCACTCCGCGACCAAGGCCGCCGCGCACAACCTGGCCCGTACGCTCGCGGCGGCGCTCGCCGGGCGCGGCATCCGCGTCAACTCGGTCAGCCCCGGCTATGTCGACACGCCGATGTTCGCGGGCTCGGACATCGACCCGGCGGAGGCGGAGAAGCTGCGGGCGCAGACGGCGGCGGGCCGGTTCGCGCACCCGGAGGAGATCGCCGACGCGGTCGCCTTCCTGGCGTCCGGTGAGGCGTCGTACATCAACGGGCAGGACCTGGTGGTCGACGGCGGGCTGCACGGCTGTGCGCTGTGA
- the groL gene encoding chaperonin GroEL (60 kDa chaperone family; promotes refolding of misfolded polypeptides especially under stressful conditions; forms two stacked rings of heptamers to form a barrel-shaped 14mer; ends can be capped by GroES; misfolded proteins enter the barrel where they are refolded when GroES binds) produces the protein MAKIIAFDEEARRGLERGMNQLADAVKVTLGPKGRNVVLEKKWGAPTITNDGVSIAKEIELEDPYEKIGAELVKEVAKKTDDVAGDGTTTATVLAQALVREGLRNVAAGANPMALKRGIERAVEAVSAALLEQAKDVETKEQIASTASISAADTQIGELIAEAMDKVGKEGVITVEESQTFGLELELTEGMRFDKGYISAYFATDMERMEASLDDPYILIVNSKISNVKDLLPLLEKVMQSGKPLLIIAEDVEGEALSTLVVNKIRGTFKSVAVKAPGFGDRRKAMLGDIAILTGGTVISEEVGLKLENAGLDLLGRARKVVITKDETTIVDGAGDSEQVQGRVNQIRAEIENSDSDYDREKLQERLAKLAGGVAVIKAGAATEVELKERKHRIEDAVRNAKAAVEEGIVAGGGVALLQASSVFEKLELEGDEATGAAAVKLALEAPLKQISVNGGLEGGVVVEKVRNLAVGHGLNAATGEYVDMIAEGIIDPAKVTRSALQNAASIAALFLTTEAVIADKPEKAAAAGAPGGMPGGDMDF, from the coding sequence ATGGCCAAGATCATCGCGTTCGACGAGGAGGCACGGCGCGGTCTCGAGCGCGGGATGAACCAGCTCGCCGACGCCGTCAAGGTCACCCTTGGCCCCAAGGGCCGCAACGTCGTCCTCGAGAAGAAGTGGGGCGCCCCCACGATCACCAACGATGGTGTGTCCATCGCCAAGGAGATCGAGCTCGAGGACCCGTACGAGAAGATCGGCGCCGAGCTGGTCAAGGAGGTCGCGAAGAAGACGGACGACGTCGCCGGTGACGGCACGACGACCGCGACCGTCCTGGCCCAGGCCCTGGTCCGCGAGGGCCTGCGCAACGTCGCCGCCGGCGCCAACCCGATGGCGCTCAAGCGCGGTATCGAGCGCGCCGTCGAGGCCGTCTCCGCCGCCCTGCTGGAGCAGGCGAAGGACGTGGAGACCAAGGAGCAGATCGCCTCGACCGCCTCCATCTCCGCCGCCGACACCCAGATCGGCGAGCTGATCGCCGAGGCCATGGACAAGGTGGGCAAGGAAGGCGTCATCACCGTCGAGGAGTCCCAGACCTTCGGTCTGGAGCTGGAGCTCACCGAGGGTATGCGCTTCGACAAGGGCTACATCTCGGCGTACTTCGCCACCGACATGGAGCGTATGGAGGCGTCGCTCGACGACCCGTACATCCTCATCGTCAACTCCAAGATCTCCAACGTGAAGGACCTCCTTCCGCTGCTGGAGAAGGTCATGCAGTCGGGCAAGCCGCTGCTGATCATCGCCGAGGACGTCGAGGGCGAGGCCCTGTCGACCCTGGTCGTCAACAAGATCCGCGGCACCTTCAAGTCCGTCGCCGTCAAGGCCCCGGGCTTCGGCGACCGCCGCAAGGCCATGCTCGGCGACATCGCCATCCTCACCGGTGGCACGGTCATCTCCGAGGAGGTCGGCCTCAAGCTGGAGAACGCCGGTCTCGACCTGCTGGGCCGCGCCCGCAAGGTCGTCATCACCAAGGACGAGACCACCATCGTCGACGGTGCCGGTGACAGCGAGCAGGTCCAGGGCCGCGTCAACCAGATCCGCGCCGAGATCGAGAACAGCGACTCGGACTACGACCGCGAGAAGCTCCAGGAGCGTCTGGCGAAGCTGGCCGGCGGCGTGGCCGTCATCAAGGCCGGTGCCGCCACCGAGGTCGAGCTCAAGGAGCGCAAGCACCGCATCGAGGACGCCGTGCGCAACGCGAAGGCGGCCGTCGAGGAGGGCATCGTCGCCGGCGGTGGCGTCGCCCTGCTGCAGGCCTCCTCGGTCTTCGAGAAGCTGGAGCTGGAGGGTGACGAGGCCACCGGTGCCGCCGCTGTGAAGCTGGCGCTGGAGGCCCCGCTGAAGCAGATCTCCGTCAACGGCGGCCTCGAGGGCGGCGTTGTCGTGGAGAAGGTGCGCAACCTGGCCGTCGGCCACGGTCTGAACGCCGCGACCGGCGAGTACGTCGACATGATCGCCGAGGGCATCATCGACCCCGCCAAGGTCACCCGTTCCGCGCTGCAGAACGCCGCGTCGATCGCCGCGCTGTTCCTGACCACCGAGGCCGTCATCGCCGACAAGCCGGAGAAGGCCGCCGCGGCCGGTGCTCCGGGCGGCATGCCGGGCGGTGACATGGACTTCTGA
- a CDS encoding cold-shock protein translates to MAQGTVKWFNAEKGYGFIAVDGGADVFVHYSAIQMDGYRTLEEGQRVEFEISQGQKGPQADMVRVAG, encoded by the coding sequence ATGGCTCAGGGCACCGTCAAGTGGTTCAACGCGGAGAAGGGGTACGGCTTCATCGCGGTCGACGGTGGTGCGGATGTTTTCGTCCACTACAGCGCGATCCAGATGGACGGTTACCGCACCCTTGAGGAGGGTCAGCGGGTCGAGTTCGAGATCTCGCAGGGCCAGAAAGGGCCGCAGGCGGACATGGTCCGCGTGGCCGGCTGA
- a CDS encoding MoaD/ThiS family protein has protein sequence MSVNVRIPTILRTYTGGRAEVPAEGATLSEVIQDLEKNHAGIAARVLDDTGKLRRFVNVYVNDDDVRFEQGLETPTPDGAGVSIIPAVAGGC, from the coding sequence ATGAGCGTCAACGTCCGCATCCCGACCATCCTGCGCACCTACACCGGCGGTCGGGCCGAGGTGCCCGCCGAAGGGGCCACCCTCTCCGAGGTCATCCAGGACCTGGAGAAGAACCACGCCGGCATCGCGGCGCGCGTCCTGGACGACACCGGCAAGCTGCGCCGCTTCGTGAACGTCTATGTCAACGACGACGATGTGCGCTTCGAGCAGGGCCTCGAAACCCCGACGCCGGACGGCGCGGGCGTCTCGATCATTCCCGCGGTGGCCGGCGGCTGCTGA
- the thrC gene encoding threonine synthase, whose translation MAVQSAESTTRPTVSLGPAVALSCRECGERFDLGPIFACAACFGPLEVAYDLPAGDPEGLRKRIEAGPNSIWRYAPLLPVPADVADKPNLNPGLTKLVKADNLARELGVTGGLYVKDDSGNPTHSFKDRVVAIAVEAARAFGFTTLSCSSTGNLAGAVGAAAARAGFRSCVFIPHDLEAGKVVMAAVYGGELVGIEGTYDDVNRFCSELIGDPLGEGWGFVNVNLRPYYGEGSKTLAYEICEQLGWRLPDQIVIPIASGSQLTKIDKGLKELIALGLVEDKPYKIFGAQAEGCSPVSTAFKAGHDVVRPQKPDTIAKSLAIGNPADGPYVLDIARRTGGAVEDVNDGQVVDAIKLLARTEGIFAETAGGVTVGVTKKLIENGLLDPALTTVVLNTGDGLKTLDAVAPTTGPTATIRPSLDAFRAAGLAG comes from the coding sequence ATGGCTGTGCAGTCTGCTGAAAGCACCACCCGCCCCACCGTTTCCCTCGGCCCCGCCGTCGCGCTGTCCTGCCGCGAGTGCGGTGAGCGCTTCGACCTCGGCCCGATCTTCGCCTGCGCGGCCTGTTTCGGCCCGCTGGAGGTCGCCTACGACCTGCCGGCCGGCGACCCCGAGGGCCTGCGCAAGCGGATCGAGGCGGGCCCGAACAGCATCTGGCGGTACGCGCCGCTGCTGCCCGTCCCGGCCGACGTGGCGGACAAGCCCAACCTGAACCCGGGCCTGACCAAGCTGGTCAAGGCCGACAACCTGGCCCGCGAGTTGGGCGTCACCGGCGGCCTGTACGTCAAGGACGACTCCGGCAACCCGACGCACTCCTTCAAGGACCGCGTCGTCGCCATCGCCGTCGAGGCCGCCCGCGCCTTCGGCTTCACCACCCTTTCCTGCTCCTCCACCGGCAACCTGGCCGGCGCGGTGGGCGCCGCGGCGGCCCGCGCAGGCTTCCGCTCCTGCGTCTTCATCCCGCACGACCTGGAGGCGGGCAAGGTCGTCATGGCCGCGGTCTACGGCGGCGAGCTGGTCGGCATCGAGGGCACCTACGACGACGTCAACCGCTTCTGCTCGGAGCTGATCGGCGATCCGCTCGGCGAGGGCTGGGGCTTCGTCAACGTCAACCTGCGCCCGTACTACGGCGAGGGCTCCAAGACCCTCGCGTACGAGATCTGCGAGCAGCTCGGCTGGCGGCTGCCGGACCAGATCGTCATCCCGATCGCGTCGGGCTCGCAGCTCACGAAGATCGACAAGGGGCTCAAGGAGCTGATCGCGCTCGGGCTGGTCGAGGACAAGCCGTACAAGATCTTCGGCGCCCAGGCCGAGGGCTGCTCGCCGGTCTCGACCGCCTTCAAGGCCGGTCACGACGTCGTACGGCCGCAGAAGCCCGACACCATCGCCAAGTCGCTGGCGATCGGCAACCCGGCCGACGGCCCGTACGTGCTCGACATCGCCCGGCGCACCGGCGGCGCGGTCGAGGACGTGAACGACGGCCAGGTGGTGGACGCGATCAAGCTGCTGGCCCGTACGGAGGGCATCTTCGCGGAGACCGCCGGCGGCGTGACCGTCGGCGTGACCAAGAAGCTGATCGAGAACGGTCTGCTCGACCCGGCGCTGACCACCGTCGTGCTGAACACCGGCGACGGGCTCAAGACGCTGGACGCGGTCGCGCCGACCACCGGTCCGACGGCCACCATCCGGCCGAGCCTGGACGCGTTCCGCGCGGCCGGCCTGGCGGGCTGA
- a CDS encoding glucosyl-3-phosphoglycerate synthase yields MLQEVERWLASRSWSADDRPLDRLLAAKRETGQTVSVVLPALDEEATVGAIVEAIRTELMTPSVPLVDELIVLDSGSTDGTAKIAAEAGARVVHRDEVLPRLPALPGKGEVLWRSLLVTRGDVVCFIDADLREFSATFVSGIVGPLLTDPGVQFVKGMYDRPLGEAAGQGGRVTELVARPLLNLHWPQLAGFVQPLGGEYAARRSLLERLPFPVGYGVELGLLVDALHTAGLDALAQVDVGVRKHRHQGGQALGRMAAAIYRTAQLRLARGHLVRPRLTQFERGEAGFVPRTWDVDTEERPPMAEIPEYAERRAA; encoded by the coding sequence GTGCTGCAAGAGGTGGAGCGCTGGCTGGCCAGCCGGTCCTGGTCGGCCGACGACCGCCCGCTCGACCGGCTGCTGGCCGCCAAGCGCGAGACGGGGCAGACGGTCTCCGTCGTGCTGCCGGCGCTCGACGAGGAGGCGACGGTCGGCGCGATCGTCGAGGCGATCCGTACGGAACTGATGACACCGTCGGTGCCGCTCGTCGACGAGCTGATCGTGCTGGACTCCGGATCGACGGACGGCACTGCCAAGATCGCGGCGGAGGCGGGCGCGCGGGTGGTCCACCGGGACGAGGTGCTGCCGCGGCTGCCCGCGCTGCCCGGCAAGGGCGAGGTGCTGTGGCGCTCCCTGCTGGTCACCCGCGGTGACGTCGTCTGCTTCATCGACGCGGACCTGCGCGAGTTCTCCGCCACGTTCGTCTCCGGCATCGTCGGTCCGCTGCTGACCGACCCGGGTGTGCAGTTCGTCAAGGGCATGTACGACCGTCCGCTGGGCGAGGCGGCCGGGCAGGGCGGCCGGGTCACCGAGCTGGTCGCCCGCCCGCTGCTGAACCTGCACTGGCCGCAGCTGGCCGGGTTCGTGCAGCCGCTGGGCGGGGAGTACGCGGCCCGCCGGTCCCTGCTGGAGCGGCTGCCGTTCCCGGTGGGCTACGGCGTGGAGCTGGGCCTGCTGGTCGACGCGCTGCACACGGCCGGGCTGGACGCGCTGGCCCAGGTGGACGTCGGGGTGCGCAAACACCGCCACCAGGGCGGCCAGGCGCTCGGCCGGATGGCCGCGGCGATCTACCGCACCGCGCAGCTGCGGCTGGCGCGCGGCCACCTGGTGCGCCCGCGGCTGACCCAGTTCGAGCGCGGCGAGGCCGGTTTCGTACCGCGCACCTGGGACGTGGACACCGAGGAGCGGCCGCCGATGGCGGAGATCCCGGAGTACGCGGAGCGGCGCGCGGCCTGA
- a CDS encoding alpha,alpha-trehalose-phosphate synthase (UDP-forming): protein MVSERSGAQVLVASNRGPVSYTKGDDGALTAKRGGGGLVSGLSAIGSDAGAVWVCAALGDGDREAARRSGGHLDTADTGGQHVRMLDIPADVFTDAYNGIANSVLWFVHHMLYQTPLEPSFDDAFRARWASYEAYNAAFADALADEAAPGAVVLVQDYHLTLVPGLLRARRPDLRIGHFSHTPWAPADYFRMLPDDVAEAVLRGMLGGDRAAFLTRRWAEAFADCCAAVLGAEVTRGADGEVTITHEGRTTRLGVHGLGADAEFLRERAHRPDVDERLAALREQIGGADRKTIVRVDRTELSKNIVRGLRAYRALLAGHPEWRERVVHVAFAYPSRQDLEVYRAYTDEVGRLAEEINAEYGTPGWQPVVLHVKDDFARSLAAYRLADVALVNPIRDGMNLVAKEVPVISERGCALVLSREAGAYEELGDDAFCVNPYDITGTARALHEALSLEDGERAERTKRLAAAATALPPDRWFLQQLRALEQ, encoded by the coding sequence ATGGTCTCCGAGCGTTCTGGTGCCCAGGTTCTCGTCGCGTCCAACCGCGGCCCGGTGTCGTACACGAAGGGAGATGACGGCGCGCTCACCGCCAAACGCGGCGGCGGCGGGCTGGTCTCCGGTCTCTCCGCCATCGGGTCCGACGCCGGTGCGGTGTGGGTGTGCGCCGCCCTCGGGGACGGCGACCGCGAGGCGGCCCGGCGCAGCGGCGGCCACCTGGACACCGCCGACACGGGCGGCCAGCACGTACGCATGCTGGACATCCCCGCCGATGTCTTCACCGACGCCTACAACGGCATCGCGAACTCGGTGCTCTGGTTCGTCCACCACATGCTCTACCAGACGCCGCTGGAGCCTTCCTTCGACGACGCGTTCCGCGCGCGGTGGGCGTCGTACGAGGCGTACAACGCGGCCTTCGCGGACGCGCTCGCCGACGAGGCCGCACCCGGCGCCGTGGTCCTGGTGCAGGACTACCACCTCACGCTGGTGCCCGGCCTGCTCCGCGCCCGCCGCCCCGACCTGCGCATCGGGCACTTCTCGCACACGCCGTGGGCGCCCGCCGACTACTTCCGCATGCTGCCGGACGATGTGGCCGAGGCGGTGCTGCGCGGGATGCTGGGCGGCGACCGGGCGGCGTTCCTGACCCGGCGCTGGGCCGAGGCGTTCGCGGACTGCTGCGCGGCGGTGCTGGGCGCCGAGGTGACGCGCGGCGCGGACGGCGAGGTCACCATCACGCACGAGGGCCGTACGACCCGGCTCGGCGTGCACGGCCTCGGCGCGGACGCGGAGTTCCTGCGGGAGCGGGCGCACCGGCCGGACGTGGACGAGCGGCTGGCGGCGCTGCGCGAGCAGATCGGCGGCGCGGACCGCAAGACGATCGTCCGGGTGGACCGTACGGAACTGTCGAAGAACATCGTGCGCGGGCTGCGCGCGTACCGGGCGCTGCTGGCCGGGCACCCGGAGTGGCGCGAGCGGGTCGTGCACGTCGCGTTCGCCTACCCCTCACGGCAGGACCTGGAGGTCTACCGCGCGTACACCGACGAGGTCGGGCGGCTGGCCGAGGAGATCAACGCCGAGTACGGCACCCCGGGCTGGCAGCCGGTCGTGCTGCACGTGAAGGACGACTTCGCGCGGTCGCTGGCCGCCTACCGGCTCGCCGACGTGGCGCTGGTCAACCCGATCAGGGACGGTATGAACCTGGTCGCCAAGGAGGTCCCGGTGATCTCGGAGCGGGGCTGCGCGCTGGTGCTGTCCCGGGAGGCCGGGGCGTACGAGGAGCTGGGCGACGACGCGTTCTGCGTCAATCCGTACGACATCACGGGCACCGCCCGCGCCCTGCACGAGGCGCTGTCCCTGGAGGACGGCGAGCGGGCCGAGCGCACGAAGCGGCTGGCCGCGGCGGCCACCGCGCTGCCGCCGGACCGGTGGTTCCTCCAGCAGCTGCGGGCGCTGGAGCAGTAG